TATAATACTTTCATGACAATGTTCTAAGCAGGGTCCATGCGAGAGATACTGAAGGAAGGGAAATATTCAATCTGGCGAAAGTTTCGCACCTACGAGACTGGCAAAAACAGACAATTTCATTCAGTGCAGAGGAAATCCCAGGAGGAGAAGAAACGCATGAAAACCCACTGGTTGTAAAATTAGAAATCATTCCAAAATCAAGCACAcaaaaagatgatcatgtcaaGGCATTGGCTATAAACAGTCTTAATAGACTCAGGGAGCTCAGTTGATATATTGTTTTGTCATGCCTACAGACCATAGGAGGAAAGGACGCAGACTTGATCCCGTCGACATATAAAATTTATGGCTCCAATGGaacaacaaataaacctaaaggagaaataacaATAAAAATCCTATTAAAAAACATAATGACGGAGATATTGTTTTGTGTAGTTGACGCGGAGTCATCTTATAATGCCCTCATAGGCATGCCATAGTTGCACAATATCCTCGCGGTAGCTTCAACATTCCATCAGTGTATTAAGTTTCCCCTGCGTGGTATGCTCACTTCTTGCCTAGATTATCTTCAAAAGTGTCTCTTACAATATCAACCTCATCCTCATCCTCCTCTTCAGACTCGGTCCCTTCACCATCCTCAGCATCAGTGTCAGACACATCGGTACACTCTTCATCGGGAGGAACGAAGGAAGGCTCAATATGTAAAGGCTCAATACCATGTATGTCGCAGATCATCTCCATGGTACTTTTAACATCATCATCTCCCGCGCGAACTGCTTCATTTTGCAGGTTACTCAGCAAAACCCTAAGTTTCTTCTTCAACATGAGATATTTGGTATTCCTAGCTGACAGTTGAGACTTCAAGGATTCGATCTCCTCAAAATGCTTCTTATCGCTCTCTGCAAAAAAGAACAATTAAAATTAGAGACGCATAAATCAAAAGCGAAAATGACGCACGAATCACAAAAGGAATATGGACGACCTTCTTTCTCAAGAATAACTGCTTTAACCACTTCGGCGTGATCTAACTCTAAACTAGCATTTATGGCTAAACCTACCCTAGTTCTATCAATAACCCTAGCAGCCCACTCGAACTCAGTATCATTTCCAATGAGCAAGCAGGTGCGAATATCCTCTTCAAAGGCGGCAAGTTCATCTCTTTCGCTCATGGTTTTATCCCTATCTGTTTGCACTTGAAGAATGACATTATGAAGCTCCTTTAAACCTTCAACACCTTTAAGAATCGCCTTATACCTCTCGGTAATAAGTGTGTTCTTCTTCGCATCTAGATCCCTAACTTTCTCCTTCTCCCTTTGAAGGCGATCTATGAGAGGCCTATTTAAGGTTAATGTGGACCTATGATCACACATGAGAAATTCATATTTTGACCTGAGTTCTTCCAGGCTGAAATTCCTTAATCTATCACCTGGAAGGTTATTAAAGGAAGCATTAAGATGCTCT
This is a stretch of genomic DNA from Papaver somniferum cultivar HN1 chromosome 1, ASM357369v1, whole genome shotgun sequence. It encodes these proteins:
- the LOC113323628 gene encoding uncharacterized protein LOC113323628 isoform X1 — encoded protein: MEIYSLIDEALNFLVEDNALLEHLNASFNNLPGDRLRNFSLEELRSKYEFLMCDHRSTLTLNRPLIDRLQREKEKVRDLDAKKNTLITERYKAILKGVEGLKELHNVILQVQTDRDKTMSERDELAAFEEDIRTCLLIGNDTEFEWAARVIDRTRVGLAINASLELDHAEVVKAVILEKEESDKKHFEEIESLKSQLSARNTKYLMLKKKLRVLLSNLQNEAVRAGDDDVKSTMEMICDIHGIEPLHIEPSFVPPDEECTDVSDTDAEDGEGTESEEEDEDEVDIVRDTFEDNLGKK
- the LOC113323628 gene encoding uncharacterized protein LOC113323628 isoform X2, with product MCDHRSTLTLNRPLIDRLQREKEKVRDLDAKKNTLITERYKAILKGVEGLKELHNVILQVQTDRDKTMSERDELAAFEEDIRTCLLIGNDTEFEWAARVIDRTRVGLAINASLELDHAEVVKAVILEKEESDKKHFEEIESLKSQLSARNTKYLMLKKKLRVLLSNLQNEAVRAGDDDVKSTMEMICDIHGIEPLHIEPSFVPPDEECTDVSDTDAEDGEGTESEEEDEDEVDIVRDTFEDNLGKK